A single genomic interval of Lewinellaceae bacterium harbors:
- a CDS encoding CocE/NonD family hydrolase, giving the protein MKMYFPGAVNIYYLIFFVSLLFTPLHAQTPQPPILTPDSITIWEVFIPMPDGVHLAADLYLPPGFEEHQPYPVILEYLPYRKDESRGRRYPFYSYFVRAGYIFARVDIRGTGRSEGHLVDGEYSEQEQADGEVIINWLSIQPFSNGNIGMLGISWGGFNGLHMAMRHPPALKTIISLMSTDDIYQDDVHFMDGIMHLDAYELGMDVGNAVPGPPDFITDSAWYADRFDTEPWLLKYKRHQTDGPFWDRASLNEDYSRIDIPTFVIGGWYDGYRDFIPRFLEHTDAPYKAILGPWNHTWPHTAEPEPAIEWRDIAVRWFDHWLRGEENGIMEEPAFIYYQRDHHAPGFDLMDIPGQWIQDDRWPDGEDTTLYFTSNHGLGAAASDTFSHHLRYKPTVGIEASGSVMWWGDWAPDQRPADAYSLVYDSPVLAEAVGVMGFPEVTLWVAADAPEANWVVRLSDVAPDGSVTEVTGAGFNGTHRYSDIFPQPLDPDSVYRLSIELHVTSWTFQPGHRIRVAVNNAQWPMFWPTPFPMQTLLLGGGRYLSGVTLPQAPRHATPLEQPFKRPAEDPVLAGYRSIESETLSGFAEINTITRNERTQTTTVLATNSGRDEYPFGTIAYTESITHEVSDLHPEGAKVNSIYTITVEANGRVITLIGELHFSGDSEAYYYDYTRRLEEGGKVIHQKNWQEVIPRQ; this is encoded by the coding sequence ATGAAGATGTATTTTCCCGGAGCTGTGAACATTTATTACCTGATCTTCTTTGTGTCCCTTCTTTTCACCCCCCTCCACGCCCAGACCCCTCAACCACCTATCCTAACACCGGATTCCATCACCATCTGGGAAGTATTTATCCCGATGCCCGATGGAGTGCACCTTGCGGCTGATCTGTATTTGCCTCCCGGATTTGAAGAACATCAGCCATACCCTGTCATTCTGGAATATCTGCCTTACCGCAAAGACGAAAGTCGCGGAAGGCGGTATCCGTTTTACAGTTATTTTGTCCGTGCTGGCTACATATTTGCGCGGGTTGATATCCGGGGGACCGGACGGAGCGAGGGTCATCTGGTGGATGGAGAATACTCCGAACAGGAGCAGGCTGATGGCGAGGTGATCATCAACTGGCTATCCATACAACCCTTCAGCAATGGGAACATCGGCATGCTGGGTATCTCCTGGGGTGGATTTAACGGACTGCATATGGCCATGCGCCACCCTCCCGCACTGAAGACCATCATCTCCCTGATGTCCACGGATGATATCTATCAGGATGACGTCCATTTTATGGATGGCATCATGCACCTGGATGCGTATGAACTGGGCATGGATGTGGGTAATGCAGTACCCGGGCCGCCGGACTTTATCACGGACAGTGCCTGGTATGCAGATCGCTTCGATACGGAACCCTGGTTGTTAAAGTACAAGCGTCATCAGACCGATGGTCCATTTTGGGATCGGGCATCGCTAAACGAAGACTATTCCCGCATTGATATCCCCACTTTCGTGATCGGTGGCTGGTACGATGGTTACCGGGATTTTATCCCCCGTTTCCTGGAGCATACGGACGCACCCTATAAGGCCATACTGGGGCCCTGGAATCATACCTGGCCACACACTGCAGAGCCGGAGCCAGCCATCGAGTGGAGAGATATTGCCGTGCGATGGTTTGATCATTGGTTACGGGGTGAAGAAAACGGGATCATGGAGGAACCGGCATTTATTTATTATCAGCGTGATCATCATGCCCCGGGCTTTGACCTCATGGATATTCCCGGACAATGGATTCAGGATGACCGGTGGCCGGACGGCGAGGACACCACTTTGTATTTCACGTCAAACCACGGCCTTGGAGCAGCTGCCTCCGATACATTTAGTCATCATTTACGGTATAAGCCGACCGTGGGTATTGAAGCTAGCGGTTCGGTGATGTGGTGGGGCGATTGGGCGCCGGACCAGCGACCTGCGGATGCTTACAGCCTGGTGTATGACTCTCCGGTATTGGCCGAAGCAGTTGGAGTAATGGGATTTCCTGAAGTGACATTATGGGTGGCTGCGGATGCTCCTGAAGCCAACTGGGTCGTGCGGCTGTCGGATGTGGCTCCCGATGGAAGCGTAACCGAGGTCACTGGCGCCGGATTTAATGGTACTCATCGCTATTCGGACATTTTTCCACAGCCTCTGGATCCGGATAGTGTGTATCGCCTGTCGATAGAGCTGCATGTGACATCGTGGACCTTTCAGCCCGGCCACCGGATACGTGTAGCAGTAAACAATGCACAATGGCCCATGTTCTGGCCTACACCGTTTCCCATGCAAACACTTCTCCTGGGTGGAGGCAGGTATCTTTCCGGGGTCACGCTACCTCAGGCGCCGCGGCATGCCACCCCTTTGGAGCAGCCCTTCAAGCGACCTGCAGAGGATCCCGTTCTGGCCGGATATCGCTCGATTGAATCCGAAACGTTATCAGGCTTTGCAGAAATAAACACCATCACCCGCAATGAGCGAACCCAGACGACAACCGTACTGGCGACCAACTCGGGTCGCGATGAATATCCCTTTGGAACCATTGCCTATACGGAATCCATAACCCACGAAGTCAGTGACCTGCATCCGGAGGGGGCCAAAGTGAACAGTATCTATACCATCACGGTGGAAGCAAACGGACGGGTAATAACCCTGATTGGTGAACTTCATTTTTCCGGTGACTCGGAAGCCTATTATTACGACTATACCCGGCGACTGGAAGAGGGAGGTAAGGTGATCCACCAGAAAAACTGGCAGGAAGTGATCCCACGCCAGTGA
- a CDS encoding carbohydrate-binding domain-containing protein, translated as MRTLFYAIILMLFATAGFSQEKLFIHKKDGLSLGAWVSATDSIYFDTGGSTLYIRVGDQQASYALTDLDSISFGVQSKTVMITYTGNSVLVVNPLAFEGVDVQVAGAMVTVYATTSDPEVQYQLQGESTDGTFKLYSESAYSLRLNGVELTNTVGPAINIQSELPGAIVLMDGTQNMLADGASYADPPLGTDGEEEDQDAAFFSEGSLTFSGDGSMTISGSGSKKHGLATDSELYIESGTIQVTSAAKDGIHGSDGVTITGGTIVVAASGDGIDGDGGSLTITGGNISINSVKDDVKGIASDESLTISGGTINLTVAGNQSKAIKSKDQILLLGGTIDVTLSGDVVLEESGSGYDPSYCTGVKGDEGIVLDGADVTIVGSGMANKGVSSDVDVQILSGTLTVSLSGNGATYKNEDNVTDTYSSTGITTDGSIYLYGGNIQISNSGSAGKGISSDEDLVIGDGITEIVLQVTTTGSKILESGSGQNAEYAEAKTVKADRDVVINNGTITLSSNDDGIKAESSITINGGYVEISRSVEGIEAPFITVNDGEILVNSSDDGFNATMGNGGEANDGSLLQINGGKIAVSASNGDGFDSNGNIKMTGGTVVIHGPQSSPEVGLDFNGNFAISGGLLVVSGTNSNMTEAPDATSAQYSVKATTNNRISAGTLFHVQDASGNELFTFKPERNYYSMIFSAPSIQNGNSLSIYTGGTSTGTEWHGLYSGGTYSGGSLKKTFTITSKLTNVSF; from the coding sequence ATGAGAACCCTATTTTACGCTATAATACTGATGCTATTTGCCACTGCCGGATTTAGCCAGGAGAAGCTGTTCATCCACAAAAAAGATGGACTTTCTTTAGGGGCCTGGGTTTCGGCTACTGATAGTATTTACTTTGATACCGGAGGAAGCACCCTATACATCCGGGTGGGAGACCAGCAAGCCAGTTATGCGCTGACGGACCTGGACAGCATTTCCTTCGGTGTACAGAGCAAAACCGTGATGATTACTTATACAGGTAATTCGGTGCTGGTCGTGAATCCATTGGCTTTTGAGGGCGTTGATGTGCAGGTTGCCGGAGCAATGGTGACCGTTTATGCCACCACCAGTGACCCGGAGGTGCAATATCAACTGCAGGGGGAATCCACAGACGGTACGTTTAAACTGTATAGTGAAAGTGCCTATTCCCTGCGCTTGAACGGGGTGGAATTAACCAATACAGTTGGTCCGGCTATCAACATCCAGTCCGAATTGCCAGGTGCAATCGTCCTGATGGATGGAACCCAAAACATGCTTGCCGATGGTGCCTCTTATGCCGATCCTCCCCTCGGGACAGATGGCGAAGAAGAAGACCAGGATGCTGCCTTCTTTAGCGAGGGCTCACTTACGTTTTCCGGAGATGGAAGCATGACAATTTCAGGTTCCGGCTCCAAGAAGCATGGTCTGGCGACGGATTCGGAACTCTACATTGAAAGCGGAACCATCCAGGTCACCAGTGCCGCAAAAGATGGTATCCATGGCAGTGACGGAGTCACCATCACCGGTGGCACCATCGTGGTAGCTGCATCCGGCGACGGTATCGATGGAGACGGCGGATCATTAACCATTACGGGCGGTAACATTTCGATCAACAGCGTCAAAGATGATGTCAAAGGGATTGCTAGTGATGAGTCATTAACCATCAGCGGAGGCACGATCAATCTGACGGTTGCAGGCAATCAATCCAAAGCCATCAAGTCCAAAGATCAGATCCTGCTGTTAGGTGGAACCATTGATGTTACGCTCTCGGGGGATGTGGTCCTGGAAGAGTCAGGCTCCGGTTATGATCCTTCCTATTGCACGGGAGTGAAAGGGGATGAAGGTATCGTCCTGGATGGAGCGGATGTTACTATTGTGGGAAGTGGTATGGCGAATAAAGGGGTTTCCTCGGATGTGGATGTGCAAATATTATCCGGAACACTGACCGTCTCATTGTCCGGGAATGGCGCGACCTATAAAAATGAAGACAACGTGACCGATACTTACAGCAGCACCGGTATCACGACCGATGGATCCATTTACCTCTACGGAGGGAACATCCAAATTTCCAATTCCGGCTCGGCAGGTAAAGGGATTTCTTCAGATGAAGACCTTGTGATAGGGGATGGCATAACGGAGATCGTACTGCAGGTCACTACTACCGGGAGTAAGATACTGGAATCCGGTTCAGGGCAGAATGCCGAATACGCAGAAGCCAAAACCGTTAAGGCAGACCGTGATGTAGTCATCAACAATGGCACCATCACCTTATCCTCCAATGACGACGGGATCAAGGCAGAATCATCCATCACCATCAATGGCGGCTACGTTGAAATAAGCAGGTCGGTGGAAGGTATTGAAGCCCCATTCATCACCGTCAACGATGGTGAAATCCTGGTTAACTCATCGGATGATGGTTTTAATGCGACGATGGGTAATGGGGGTGAAGCCAATGACGGTAGCCTGCTCCAGATCAACGGAGGTAAGATAGCTGTAAGCGCATCCAATGGCGACGGATTCGATAGCAACGGAAACATCAAAATGACCGGCGGGACGGTGGTCATCCATGGGCCCCAGTCCTCACCTGAAGTCGGACTCGATTTTAATGGCAACTTTGCTATTTCAGGTGGATTATTGGTGGTGTCCGGAACAAATTCCAATATGACCGAAGCCCCTGATGCAACATCCGCCCAGTATTCTGTGAAGGCAACCACGAACAACCGCATCAGCGCCGGCACCCTATTTCATGTTCAGGATGCCAGTGGCAACGAACTTTTCACCTTTAAACCGGAGCGCAATTATTACTCCATGATCTTTTCAGCGCCATCCATTCAAAACGGCAACAGTTTATCGATTTATACCGGTGGGACATCTACCGGCACGGAATGGCATGGACTGTACTCGGGAGGTACTTATTCCGGCGGGAGCCTGAAAAAGACGTTTACGATTACAAGTAAATTGACCAATGTCAGTTTCTAA
- a CDS encoding ADP-ribosylglycohydrolase family protein: MHYRIIRYPTYAWIALLLLASCQINVNKVSQDPQLEYLPYTTHSTDRQISRNDYLDHLEGFWLAECIANWTGLITEMDKIGGNGLDGRGSGFYTRLSWGGPDGPSIWQDAAPERKIDFYLDPPDSIWGADDDTDIEYIYQSLLYQYKTSILTGEQIRDGWLAHIKPEEENFLWVSNQRAFDLMKTGMTPPATSDPANNPDYEMIDAQLTTEIFGLFAPGRPDIALKMAYLPIRATASGQAASIAEFYVIMHSLASVTDPGWTMKEKINWLAREARKHLDNSAYPAKMYDFVESMHQTGAPWEAVRDSLYEKYQVRQEDGYDWATKEPACHGCFAAGINFGASIISLLYGEGDLKETIKIGALCGWDSDNPTSTWGGLLGFLVGKTGVEKAFGRTFANQFNIHRTRIGFPQNGLDNFQAMAQKGIFIIDRAVQEEMHGGVDLIKGIWYIPE, encoded by the coding sequence ATGCATTATAGAATAATCAGATACCCCACATATGCATGGATTGCCCTATTACTATTGGCTTCCTGTCAGATCAATGTCAACAAGGTCTCCCAGGATCCACAGTTGGAATACCTGCCCTATACGACCCACTCCACTGACCGGCAAATTTCCAGGAATGATTATCTGGACCACCTGGAAGGCTTCTGGTTGGCTGAATGCATCGCCAATTGGACCGGGCTGATCACCGAGATGGATAAAATAGGTGGTAACGGACTGGATGGCCGGGGTTCGGGTTTCTATACACGACTCAGCTGGGGTGGACCGGATGGTCCAAGTATCTGGCAGGATGCAGCACCGGAACGAAAGATCGACTTCTACCTGGATCCGCCGGATAGCATCTGGGGCGCTGATGATGATACGGACATCGAATACATCTACCAATCACTTTTATACCAATACAAGACATCCATCCTGACCGGTGAACAAATCCGGGACGGATGGCTGGCGCACATCAAGCCGGAAGAAGAAAACTTCCTATGGGTATCCAACCAGCGGGCATTTGATCTGATGAAAACCGGGATGACCCCACCGGCAACCAGCGATCCCGCGAATAATCCGGATTATGAAATGATCGATGCACAACTCACCACTGAGATCTTTGGTTTATTTGCCCCCGGGAGGCCGGATATCGCTTTAAAAATGGCATACCTGCCTATTCGTGCCACCGCCTCGGGACAGGCTGCCTCTATCGCTGAGTTTTATGTGATCATGCACTCGCTGGCTTCCGTCACCGATCCGGGATGGACGATGAAAGAAAAGATAAACTGGCTGGCCAGAGAGGCACGCAAGCATCTGGACAACAGTGCCTATCCCGCGAAAATGTATGATTTTGTCGAGTCAATGCATCAAACCGGAGCACCGTGGGAAGCGGTACGCGATTCCTTATACGAAAAGTACCAGGTGAGGCAGGAAGATGGTTATGATTGGGCCACCAAGGAACCTGCCTGCCACGGTTGCTTCGCCGCCGGAATCAATTTTGGCGCGAGCATCATCAGCCTGCTTTACGGAGAAGGTGACTTAAAGGAAACTATAAAAATAGGCGCTCTGTGCGGTTGGGACTCCGATAACCCCACCTCCACCTGGGGTGGACTATTGGGATTTTTGGTCGGCAAAACGGGAGTCGAAAAAGCTTTCGGGCGCACTTTCGCCAACCAGTTCAATATTCACCGCACCCGGATTGGTTTTCCACAAAACGGGCTGGATAATTTCCAGGCTATGGCCCAAAAAGGTATATTCATCATCGACCGCGCTGTACAGGAAGAAATGCATGGCGGTGTGGATTTAATCAAAGGCATCTGGTATATACCGGAATAA
- a CDS encoding winged-helix domain-containing protein, with the protein MMNTHSAKKLYFITLWISLTGLVYGQVQDTPSGPAVVSDQVNIALRAAGDRLMDISGDSTSTIPPVELLGNQSYRLDLNHHIIYDSLASVLEQTFTRHQISGPYQVALLDCNTDEVLLGYSSLDLKEGFAACMGRDQPDSCYQLMVTFIPARPATMDRSLMMGFLALLAAGIFLPILYVRRKSWFGNNIVDTSPATAEDSDQISFGTTSLDVGRQTLHHAGKAHKLTYRETKLLSVLANHPNKVLSRDQLMASVWEDEGIVVGRSLDVFISRLRKKLKDDPAVQISNAHGVGYKLEVSA; encoded by the coding sequence ATGATGAACACACACTCTGCCAAGAAATTATATTTTATTACGCTTTGGATCTCCCTGACAGGACTTGTCTACGGGCAGGTACAGGATACGCCTTCCGGACCGGCCGTCGTCTCCGACCAGGTCAATATTGCACTCCGTGCTGCCGGGGATCGATTGATGGACATCTCGGGAGATTCGACCTCCACCATCCCTCCTGTTGAATTACTTGGCAACCAAAGCTACCGTCTGGATTTAAACCACCACATCATTTACGACAGCCTAGCCTCCGTACTGGAACAAACCTTTACCAGACATCAGATCAGTGGCCCTTATCAGGTGGCACTGCTGGATTGCAACACGGATGAGGTGTTGTTAGGATACTCTTCGCTGGATCTCAAGGAAGGATTTGCAGCCTGTATGGGGCGTGACCAACCGGACTCCTGCTACCAGCTGATGGTCACCTTCATTCCAGCCCGGCCTGCCACTATGGACAGGTCACTCATGATGGGCTTTTTAGCTTTGCTCGCTGCAGGAATATTCTTGCCGATCCTATATGTACGCCGCAAATCATGGTTTGGAAATAATATTGTTGATACTTCACCGGCAACAGCAGAGGACAGCGACCAGATCAGTTTTGGCACAACGTCTCTGGATGTAGGTCGTCAGACCTTGCACCATGCCGGAAAAGCCCACAAATTGACCTACCGGGAGACAAAATTACTTTCCGTTTTAGCCAATCACCCAAATAAGGTCCTTTCACGAGATCAATTGATGGCTTCCGTTTGGGAGGACGAAGGGATCGTGGTAGGCAGAAGTCTTGACGTATTCATCAGCCGGCTGCGTAAAAAACTGAAGGATGATCCGGCCGTCCAGATCTCCAATGCCCACGGGGTCGGCTACAAACTTGAAGTCAGCGCGTAG
- a CDS encoding T9SS type A sorting domain-containing protein, protein MLIKNYLGIACLSLLPGFWNHASAQQVIIQNWDGTEVANPINAVRNLTLPASQVQLAFYDGSQQSFPLNEVRKIYFADASTTVNAVTTQSSIVCYPNPVQDAMNISNLPDQESQISIYRMDGSLVQTKMVYGIQTQLDLSQLSGGLYLLKVKDQAIKIVKL, encoded by the coding sequence ATGCTAATCAAAAATTACCTTGGTATTGCCTGCTTGAGTTTGCTGCCCGGGTTTTGGAATCACGCCAGTGCACAACAGGTGATCATTCAAAACTGGGATGGAACGGAGGTAGCTAATCCAATCAATGCTGTTCGTAATCTTACCCTGCCAGCATCACAGGTTCAACTGGCATTTTACGATGGTTCCCAGCAATCATTTCCGCTGAATGAAGTTCGTAAAATTTATTTCGCTGATGCATCGACTACGGTTAATGCAGTGACAACACAGTCTTCCATTGTATGCTATCCGAATCCGGTCCAGGATGCGATGAACATCTCAAACTTACCTGATCAGGAATCACAGATCTCCATTTACCGCATGGATGGATCATTGGTCCAGACAAAGATGGTATATGGGATTCAAACCCAGCTTGATCTCTCGCAATTAAGCGGCGGTCTCTATCTGCTGAAAGTTAAGGATCAGGCCATCAAAATCGTGAAACTATGA
- a CDS encoding DUF2961 domain-containing protein codes for MRYLGICLLILLLNACVNNYPDAAFMYHPGTQTRWSSFENLNGVKGAGGQENNGAKGHAYDHLPAGESITVLDVKGPGIINRMWFTLSERTPRDLRGLRIRMTWDQESSPAVDVPFGDFYALGLSTGLAFENAFFASPEGRSFTSYLPMPFKDHARIELVNDLDKAIDLVFFDIDYQLIPAWDENMMYLHAYWHRDTATTLAEDFELLPSVQGAGRYLGTSVTVFLNHRYANGWFGEGEVKVYLDGDDHAPTLVGTGTEDYIGTGWGQGHYIGQYQGCTVADKEKKLYSFYRFHLPDPIYFHQGCRVTIQQMGGDNKANLQAVQASGAPLIPVEIIEEHGVFHPMYEPGKVVDLSQPDLPGTTDSWVNYYRSDDVAAISYFYLKAPGHDLPELQVAAIRTVKTAAE; via the coding sequence ATGCGATACCTGGGAATATGCTTACTGATCCTCTTGTTGAATGCCTGTGTAAACAACTACCCGGATGCTGCTTTTATGTATCATCCCGGTACACAAACCCGTTGGAGCAGCTTTGAGAACCTGAATGGGGTAAAAGGAGCAGGAGGCCAGGAAAACAACGGCGCCAAAGGGCATGCATACGATCACCTGCCTGCCGGGGAAAGCATCACTGTACTGGATGTCAAGGGACCGGGGATTATCAACCGGATGTGGTTTACCTTATCGGAGCGTACACCCCGGGATCTGCGGGGACTAAGGATCCGGATGACCTGGGACCAGGAGTCGTCTCCCGCAGTGGATGTCCCTTTCGGAGATTTTTATGCCCTTGGGTTAAGCACAGGGCTGGCTTTTGAAAACGCCTTTTTTGCCAGCCCGGAGGGGCGCTCTTTTACATCCTATCTCCCGATGCCATTTAAGGACCATGCGCGCATCGAACTAGTCAATGATCTGGACAAAGCAATCGATCTGGTCTTTTTTGACATCGACTACCAGCTTATTCCAGCCTGGGATGAAAACATGATGTACCTGCACGCTTATTGGCACCGGGATACTGCGACCACACTGGCAGAAGATTTTGAATTATTACCCTCTGTACAGGGTGCAGGGCGTTACCTGGGCACTTCTGTCACCGTCTTCCTGAATCACCGCTATGCCAATGGCTGGTTTGGGGAAGGTGAAGTCAAAGTTTACCTGGATGGTGATGACCACGCTCCTACCCTGGTAGGCACCGGCACGGAAGATTACATCGGTACCGGCTGGGGTCAGGGCCATTATATCGGCCAATATCAGGGTTGTACCGTCGCAGATAAAGAAAAGAAACTATATTCTTTCTACCGCTTTCACCTGCCGGACCCAATCTATTTCCACCAGGGTTGCCGCGTTACCATCCAACAAATGGGTGGTGACAACAAAGCCAATCTGCAGGCTGTTCAGGCTTCCGGGGCGCCGTTGATTCCGGTAGAGATTATTGAAGAGCACGGCGTATTTCATCCCATGTATGAGCCGGGAAAAGTGGTGGACCTCAGTCAGCCTGATCTCCCCGGTACGACGGACTCCTGGGTGAATTATTACCGGTCTGATGATGTAGCCGCGATCAGTTATTTTTACCTGAAGGCGCCGGGGCACGATCTGCCGGAATTGCAGGTGGCTGCAATACGTACTGTAAAGACGGCGGCGGAGTGA
- the rbsK gene encoding ribokinase — protein sequence MGKVIVIGSSNTDMVFRTPRFPAPGETILGSDFAVIPGGKGANQAVAAARAGAEVVFIAKVGDDDLGRQALTCYQEDGIETRFILADHSHPSGVAMILVDETTGMNSIVVAPGANAHLMPADLDAIAFEIQSADVLLIQLEIPLETVLRALELAAITGVTTILNPAPAQDLPNHLLGLVDIITPNETEAWQLTGVSPDLTGFTEQAGKSLLRQVRQAAIMTLGEHGAFFMHKSGQEDIIPALRVDVVDSTAAGDVFNGYLAASLADKTDFVQSIKIANTAASISVTRPGAQPSIPGKNEVI from the coding sequence ATGGGCAAAGTGATCGTCATAGGAAGCAGCAATACGGACATGGTATTCCGGACACCACGATTCCCTGCGCCGGGAGAAACCATCCTGGGCAGTGACTTCGCTGTGATACCCGGAGGCAAAGGAGCCAATCAGGCGGTGGCCGCAGCTCGTGCCGGAGCAGAAGTGGTCTTTATTGCCAAAGTAGGAGATGATGACCTGGGACGCCAGGCGTTGACCTGCTATCAGGAGGATGGCATCGAGACCCGCTTTATTCTGGCCGACCACAGTCACCCATCCGGAGTGGCGATGATCCTGGTCGATGAAACCACCGGAATGAACTCCATTGTCGTTGCCCCGGGAGCAAACGCCCATCTGATGCCCGCAGACCTGGACGCCATCGCCTTCGAGATCCAATCGGCAGATGTCCTGCTGATACAATTGGAAATCCCCCTGGAGACAGTATTACGTGCTCTGGAGCTCGCCGCCATCACCGGAGTGACGACCATCCTGAATCCGGCACCGGCGCAAGACTTGCCAAACCATTTATTAGGCCTGGTAGATATCATTACCCCAAATGAAACCGAAGCCTGGCAGTTGACCGGTGTTTCCCCCGATCTGACCGGATTCACCGAACAGGCGGGAAAAAGCCTGCTGCGCCAGGTCAGACAAGCCGCGATCATGACCCTAGGCGAACATGGCGCTTTCTTCATGCATAAATCCGGGCAGGAAGATATCATCCCTGCACTCCGGGTAGATGTGGTAGACAGTACCGCTGCCGGAGATGTTTTTAACGGCTATCTGGCAGCTTCTTTGGCTGATAAAACAGATTTCGTACAATCGATCAAAATAGCGAATACGGCCGCATCCATCTCCGTCACCAGACCAGGAGCACAGCCCTCGATACCCGGTAAAAATGAAGTCATTTAA